A window from Termitidicoccus mucosus encodes these proteins:
- a CDS encoding relaxase domain-containing protein: protein MTGLNRLGYRLRYDGEHYELETVQRELIEKFSKRRAQIEAMADEQMSRQDAGVNLYTLRDRIAHDHRARKISDANADTLRADWLREMNAAERARRRRCRNLRCSTKTRR from the coding sequence ATGACCGGGCTTAACCGCCTTGGCTACCGGCTGCGGTATGACGGCGAGCACTACGAGCTGGAAACCGTGCAGCGCGAACTCATCGAAAAATTCTCCAAACGCCGCGCTCAGATTGAGGCGATGGCTGACGAACAGATGTCGCGCCAGGATGCCGGCGTTAACCTCTACACGTTGCGCGATCGCATCGCGCACGATCATCGTGCGCGAAAAATCAGCGATGCGAACGCCGACACGTTGCGGGCGGACTGGCTGCGGGAAATGAACGCCGCGGAGCGCGCTCGCCGTCGGCGCTGCCGCAACCTCCGTTGCTCGACCAAAACGCGGCGCTAG
- the mobF gene encoding MobF family relaxase codes for MRNGRAPDRSKNTTRVVNGVEQSNRRVFFDFVFRPPKSISLAALCFDERLVALHKEAVDALAELEKYAAARVRKKGEQGHRTTGNFVAALFCHDTSRALDPLLHTHAVIFNATFDGVEDRWKALENHDMYRAQKLVSAVYDAK; via the coding sequence ATCCGAAACGGGCGAGCGCCTGACCGCTCGAAAAACACCACGCGCGTCGTCAACGGCGTGGAGCAATCAAACCGGCGCGTCTTTTTCGATTTCGTCTTCCGTCCGCCAAAGAGCATTTCCCTCGCGGCGCTCTGTTTTGACGAGCGGCTTGTCGCGTTGCATAAGGAGGCGGTGGACGCGCTGGCCGAGTTGGAAAAATACGCGGCGGCGCGAGTGCGCAAGAAGGGCGAACAGGGCCATCGCACGACCGGCAACTTTGTTGCCGCGCTTTTCTGCCACGATACCAGTCGTGCGCTCGATCCGCTCCTGCATACCCATGCCGTGATTTTTAACGCGACCTTTGACGGCGTCGAAGATCGCTGGAAGGCCCTCGAAAATCACGACATGTATCGTGCGCAAAAACTCGTGAGCGCGGTTTACGATGCAAAATGA